The genomic stretch AGATATCTTTGATTATGGATGTGCTGTTTCTGGATCAGCCTCACCAGTGGTCTTAAAGCCCTTACATAAAATTCAAGCTCTAGTAtagagattgtgttgtggtgctgTTAAATATTCCCAATTTTGGCATTACTGGTGAACTACCTTGCATCTCCACAGATTATAGTTAGCAATGGTTTATTGGGTTGGCATAAGAGGACATAAAGTTGGTCATCCCATATTGGCAACATTATCAGACAAAGTATCAACATTCACTTCTAAAAGGTGCTATCATTTTTAGAGTAGGTGGAAGTACATCCTGATTATGTACTTCTGTGCCCTGAATCGTTCTTCATCTCGATATCTATTAAAACAGGTTGGCCAGACATTCTTCTTGAGATTGGATGTTTGTTGAAGCTGCAGAGTCCAGGCCTGTGTATTCATTTTGTCTGGGTCCCTGCCCATATTGAGGTTGAAAGAAATGAGATGGCAGACATTCTATCCAGGCAATCATTTAAAATTAAAGATATAAATATAGTGGTGCCTTTACAAAAGGGGCAGATGAATGTCATAATTGAAAAGTGTATTCAATCATTGCGGTAACAACGTTGGCATGTATAAGGAAAAGAAAAGATGGCGTTGATATACAATTTAGAGGATGGTGGGAACTCAACTGGGAAATGGTATATAAGGAGAAAAGTTATATCTGCATGTTTACGTATTGAACATACTGGATTGAATACCTGTTGAGAACTAATATGCGTGATACGGGAGTGCACTTGTCAAGAAGCTGCGCAgcatatactgtattgtttgaaTGCAGTTGCTATGAGGTGCAAAATAAACATCTCATTGCTAAATTGAGACCTTTGGGACATAGACAGTTTAACGTGGAAAGTCTGTTAGGATATCACTGCCATCGTAACGTATGAGTTTTGATATTATTTGAGTTTTTTTGGGGAGGGGGTATATTTAATGAGTACATCCCGCCTCTTTGCCCCACACCAACTCCGTTAGTGGCGGTAATGCACCGGCATTAAATTTTGCAAGAAGCGGAAGTGACGCCAATCTCGCACGACGCTGGCAGGAGGGAGAGGATGGAGGAGCTGGGTCCACAGCTCCCGGGCTCCAGACCCGTGGAGCTGGGCTTCGTGGAGCCGGCGGCCCCGGCGCGGCTGGCGAGCTCGCAGTTCCCCAGCAAGGTGGGCGGGCGGCCGGCCTGGCTGAGCCTGGAGCTGCCGGGGCCCGAGCGCCTGCGGTGCGGCGGATGCGCGCAGCCCCTGACGTTCCTGCTGCAGGTGTACGCGCCGCGGGACAGCGCCTTCCACCGCTCGCTCCTAATCTTCTGCTGCGCGCTCTCGGACTGTCGGGACCGCGGCTTCATCGTCCTGCGAAGCCAGCTGGGGCGGGTCAACGATTTCTATTCGGCCGAGCCGGAGCCGGAGCCGCAGCCCGATGCACCTCTCAGGCCGATTCCTGGACTCAACCTGTGCCGTGTGTGCGGCGCCTCTGGCCCCAAGGCCTGCTCCCGTTGCCGTCGCGCTCGCTACTGCGGCAAGGAGCACCAAAGAGCCGACTGGAAAGCGGGGCATCGAGCGGTGTGCGGCCAGCCCGGTGAGTGGGATCACGCAGCAATTCAACAAATGTGTGCCTGCCTCTTCCCTTTCCATCAAACTTCATGTCGGTATCTCTCCCGCTGTCGGTTTTGCAGGACAACCGGTCGAGGATGGGTTTTCAGCTCTCAATATCCTTTTTCCCGAGTTCGAGCTGGTGATGGAGCTCGAGGAATCGGAGGGTGAGGAGCTGGAAGAACTACAAACGTGCATGGACTCATTGTCAGTACAAAAAAGTGGTGAGTGAGTATTGGATTAACACTAATCTAGTTTGATATTGTGATGGAAACTCACTGTCCAAGGCCTGGGGACCCTTTGACAAGCTCAGCTTTCGAACATAGCAACTGACATTTCAAGGGATCAAAGAGTTGTTTTTGAGTAAGTTCAAGCCCAACTGATATTTCTTGCTCAAATTCCTGTCGTAAACAAGAACCGGTATTCGGTTCTAAATGTAAACTGCAAGCGATAATCTGTACTAGGTTAAAAGGATAGATTTGCAAACAGCGCTGGGCTGATGGAGGTGCAGTGTAAGCAgtggggttatgttaattggtTTGCATCTAACCAGATGCTTATTTAGTTCAAGCAAGGTTACAGACCAGATCAATACTATTAAATAGCTGATCTATCGATAGCTGGAAGATTTGTGTACTCTGTCAACCTTCACAGCATTCATTTTGGTtgtgtgggatatctctccctaAAAGCTTTAAGACCATCTCTGAAAAGGCATTTTAAAAAAGTATTGCATGCGAGTGAGGTCATCAAGTAGCAAAAAAACAGTATAAAATGTCAAAGAGCAGTCAGTTTCGTTAGGAATAGTCAAGGGATGACAATAAAAATGATAGAAAGGTGATGCTCAACGGCAACTTGCATGTCGTTTTAGCTTGCAGGAGTTGTATCTGTGTTTTGAAAATCCTTCTAGAAatcatttgtaatttggaaatcttttagaAAATTGAAAATCTTGAGTTTTAAATGTCTTTAGAATTTtaggggaaaatccttatccatgaaggttctgAGATgaatggaaggatgtgtttttttttctcattctctgtttttttctaattttatcctcaattggactgcccaatctttctttttctttcctttttttttgttttttgtttcagtttagttggtggggttttttttccttatcaataaaatttccaatctttttttcttatgattgttatgaggagttgtagtttttttattataatatatataacagcataatattttacttatttgattttgatattatatactttttgtttttactattgctgtttatatgtcttttatattatctacttgttaaactcctcttccgatttgtatattctttatttggaaatcaataaaaagattgaaaaatggaaATAGAATTTTATGTAAATTTAAATGTGCATCACTAAATCGAATTGTGTTTGAGCTACTTTGTTGGCTGGAAGTATCATCTTGGTAGGGAAGGGAATTCCCATGCTCAGATCGTGGGTATTGGTAGCTAAACTTGCCATGGAGGATTAACAAGGAAGTGATCCAGCCTTTGAAGAGTAACTGGCTACAGTAAAACCTCCCATTAGTGTGGGTATCCatagctgtttttttttatcagatTGGGCTTAAGATCTTCATTTGAGTTCAGAATTTTGcaacagcaaacccaataccatcacaagtTGTTCTGTGAAATATAAAGAATTCCCACTAAAACTTTAAAATATGTCTTTGGAACAGTTGAACAAATACAGCAGCAAAATTAGTTTGTAatttccttgctttcatatttcctgAAATTTAGtctattttattccatattttcTGTTCCCATCTTTAATTTTGCAGTACCAAACTATGTAAAGCAGACTGGAGTtgacaatttacttttccttgcTAATAAAGACACTGATAAGTATTTTTTTCCACAATACTTGTGTATAATAAATCTTTGTTTTATCATCTGACCCTGGGCAGCAAAGTAGCATTTGCGCTGGATAGTATGCTTGATTTCTGTCATTTTGTTTTGGTGTTTGACAGTGTATAGAAGTATTCATCCTGCTTAGTACAGCTCTGAAACACACAAGTGGAAGAAATTGCATTTGACAGAATAGAGGAGGAGGTGATAGCTGTCCCATGTCTAGTAACAATCTTTGTGTTCAGTTTGCATGTCTGAAGTGATGGAGGAGCAGGAGCTGGAAGCCATGGCAAAACATGCAACGAAAGAAGACCAGATCTTCGCTAAGTTTAAGAAGCGGATTGCATTAGCACCTGATCAGGTCTGTAGAATGTGTCCTTTAAGGAGAGAGCTGGTTAGATATCTGTGAAATCAtacattttattttctttcttttgcttgACTGTAACTCAAACTTATTAAAGTGATTTGCAACTTTACATTAGAGAGGAagagttgtaaaatgaaactattGTACCTTAAATAACTTAACTGTCACCCCAGTTAATCATACAATCACAGGAATGAAGTGTGTTTTGCTAATCTTGGTATAAAAAATTCTGTTACCTGGTCATTAATGTTTTGTTTCATATTCATTTGTAATATACTAGTTTATCAGATCGGGCATTGATTGAGCAGTGAGAGCACAGTTAGTACTCGTGTTAGCTCTTGTGCGTAAAATCTGAAATGCTTTCCTTCCCCTAAATGCTGAACTGCACAGATTAAAAGATGGAACAATTATTTGTCTTACAAAAATTAGTTTAACTGCTTCAGTTAAAAGCTGTTATAATCTGTACCTGAGCTCTATTTATCACAACTTTAAATTCAGTTTGCTTTAATATCACTCTATGGCACTAACCTGCAGTTTTGTTATTATGTGCCAATAGTTCAACTAGAACTTTTTTGTTCTACCCAATTCTGAAAACTACCCAATCAAGAGGAGGTCATTTGGCCTTTGATGCCTCCAATGCCATTCATTAAGTTCATAGCTGAACTGGTACCTTTCCTCCATTTTCTTGCAATATCTCTaactaaaatatttaaaaagtcaTTCCTTTTTCTTTCTGATTCATCATCAAGAAGTATTTGCCAACAAAAGAATCCTTGTACATGTGTTAAAGGATATAAAGTCACCACTTTATTAGGATATGAAAGCTACTCATTAAccatttcaacaaattatggaacAAAGAATATTTATCAACCACTCAGGAACTGATCAGTGCAGTGGTGGAGGGAACCCCAGGTGTCCGAcagctgcttctacttctcaCTCAGGTCTGGTTGTGACTCCAGCCTAAATTGAGTGTATCATTGCCGTTTTTATATCTTTAGAACCCTTATCCTAGAACTTCTCCATGGTACCAGGTCATGCCTGCTTATCTCAATGACCATTTAGCTTAGGCAATTTAAAATAGTATGCCTGAGATACaatttgagatgttatgttgtGGAGTAAATCTCATCCCACCGTATCAGGCAGCCAATT from Hemitrygon akajei chromosome 7, sHemAka1.3, whole genome shotgun sequence encodes the following:
- the pdcd2 gene encoding programmed cell death protein 2; the encoded protein is MEELGPQLPGSRPVELGFVEPAAPARLASSQFPSKVGGRPAWLSLELPGPERLRCGGCAQPLTFLLQVYAPRDSAFHRSLLIFCCALSDCRDRGFIVLRSQLGRVNDFYSAEPEPEPQPDAPLRPIPGLNLCRVCGASGPKACSRCRRARYCGKEHQRADWKAGHRAVCGQPGQPVEDGFSALNILFPEFELVMELEESEGEELEELQTCMDSLSVQKSVCMSEVMEEQELEAMAKHATKEDQIFAKFKKRIALAPDQVLRYCRGGGPLWVSGNNTPTDNDIPNCSCGARREFEFQVMPQLLNQLKVDRLEESLDWGTLTVYTCAQSCDPGNTYVLEFIWKQDFTAEQV